In Humulus lupulus chromosome 7, drHumLupu1.1, whole genome shotgun sequence, the following are encoded in one genomic region:
- the LOC133792523 gene encoding secreted RxLR effector protein 161-like — MVPPTGVPHNLREARLSDARTVDTPLELNASYSSSDGVALSDPSLYRTLVGSLVYLTITRPDIAYAVHIVSQFVASPTTVHWVAVLCILRYLRGTQFQSLLFPSTSTLDLRAYSDADWGDPTPMHCDNVSAFQITRNSVFHERTKHIEIDCHLTRHHY; from the exons ATGGTTCCTCCAACAGGTGTTCCTCATAATTTAAGAGAA GCTCGTCTCTCTGATGCTCGCACTGTTGATACCCCTCTTGAGCTTAATGCCAGCTATTCTTCATCTGATGGTGTCGCCTTGTCAGATCCCTCTCTATATCGCACTCTGGTTGGTAGCTTAGTGTACCTTACTATCACCAGGCCAGACATCGCTTATGCAGTTCACATTGTCAGTCAGTTTGTTGCATCTCCCACTACCGTTCATTGGGTAGCTGTGCTTTGTATTCTTCGATATCTTCGGGGAACTCAATTTCAGAGTCTGCTTTTTCCATCTACGTCTACTTTAGATTTACGTGCCtactcagatgcagattggggtg ATCCCACTCCGATGCATTGTGACAATGTTAGTGCTTTTCAGATTACTCGCAACTCCGTTTTTCATGAGCGCACgaaacatattgagatagattGTCATCTTACTCGTCACCACTATTAG